A genome region from Selenomonadales bacterium includes the following:
- the murG gene encoding undecaprenyldiphospho-muramoylpentapeptide beta-N-acetylglucosaminyltransferase, whose amino-acid sequence MRVMVSGGGTGGHIYPAITIIERLRAQDPSVEILYVGTKKGLESDIIPKENIPFATIEVAGFQRKLTLENLAIAGRAAKGVWQALSLVRKFRPDVVIGTGGYVCGPVLLAAGMLGIPTMIQEQNVVPGMTNKIASRFAAKIAVGYEEAGKYFPNREKIVATGNPIRAAVMLARRADGLKEFGLDESKKTILVSGGSRGARSINTALIALHEKFRHRDDVQILHITGQSEYNRVIDSLKEKGIDWESAGNIKIVPYAYHMPNALATADLAIFRAGALGLAELAARGIPSVLVPYPYATANHQEYNARIVEKHGAAVVIKDSELTGEVLLAKVEELLAEPNTLAKMAAASLELGRAEAADDIARLVRTLAKRG is encoded by the coding sequence ATGCGCGTTATGGTTTCGGGCGGCGGAACGGGCGGTCATATTTATCCCGCCATTACGATCATTGAGCGTCTGCGGGCGCAAGATCCGTCTGTCGAAATTTTATATGTGGGAACAAAAAAGGGATTGGAGTCGGATATTATTCCGAAAGAAAATATTCCGTTCGCAACGATAGAAGTAGCAGGCTTTCAGCGTAAGCTGACGCTTGAGAATCTGGCGATAGCAGGTCGTGCGGCAAAAGGTGTCTGGCAGGCATTATCGCTTGTGAGAAAGTTCCGTCCCGATGTGGTGATCGGTACGGGCGGATATGTTTGCGGGCCTGTGCTTTTGGCGGCAGGTATGCTCGGTATCCCGACGATGATACAGGAGCAGAATGTCGTTCCCGGTATGACGAACAAGATCGCATCGCGTTTCGCGGCGAAGATCGCGGTCGGTTACGAAGAGGCAGGGAAGTATTTCCCCAATCGGGAGAAGATCGTGGCGACAGGCAATCCGATCCGTGCGGCGGTCATGTTGGCGCGTCGTGCAGACGGATTGAAGGAATTTGGTCTTGATGAAAGCAAAAAGACGATACTCGTATCGGGCGGTTCGCGTGGTGCGCGCAGTATCAATACGGCGCTTATTGCACTTCATGAAAAGTTTCGTCACAGAGATGATGTTCAGATATTGCACATCACGGGTCAAAGTGAGTATAATAGAGTGATAGACAGTCTGAAAGAGAAGGGTATAGACTGGGAATCGGCAGGTAATATTAAGATCGTGCCGTATGCCTACCATATGCCCAATGCGCTGGCAACAGCAGATTTGGCGATCTTCAGAGCAGGGGCGCTGGGTCTTGCCGAGCTTGCGGCACGCGGTATTCCGTCGGTTTTGGTTCCGTATCCGTATGCAACGGCGAACCATCAGGAATATAATGCGCGTATCGTAGAAAAGCATGGCGCGGCTGTCGTGATAAAAGATAGTGAATTAACAGGAGAAGTGCTCCTTGCAAAAGTAGAAGAGCTTCTCGCCGAGCCGAATACGCTGGCGAAGATGGCAGCTGCAAGTTTGGAATTGGGACGAGCAGAAGCGGCAGACGATATTGCACGTTTGGTGCGAACGCTGGCAAAACGCGGCTAG
- a CDS encoding UDP-N-acetylmuramate--L-alanine ligase codes for MLTTKKKIHFVGIGGAGMSAIAKVLIEKGYDVSGSDLKRSEVTERLAKMGADIKIGQKAENIEGKEVLVVSTAIQAANPELVAAKEQNIPVLHRSDVVAFLMNESSRGIAVAGAHGKTTTTSMSAVVLERCGLDPTVIIGGDVDYLGGNAKLGHSGVMVAEADESDGSFLTLYPKVAIVTNIENDHMDHYGTMENILTAFRQFLHNLPEEDGVAILCFDNEHIRNMAPQIERTQITYAIEHDADYQAKNIVTIGQNTSFDVYYQEELCGQIVLNVPGKHNVLNALATVAAAREMGVEMEAIAEAFTLFNGAKRRFQTKAKADGVWIVDDYAHHPTEINTTLTAARQTKPKRLVCVFQPHRYTRTYHLATEFGAAFDEADVLILTDIYSAGEAPIDGVDGELIVRKVKEHNGKDAVYIKDWQKIADYLETHKEEGDLIMTMGAGNIYEVGEDLAERLASKA; via the coding sequence TTGCTTACGACTAAGAAGAAGATACACTTTGTCGGTATCGGCGGTGCCGGTATGAGCGCAATCGCCAAAGTTTTGATAGAAAAAGGATATGACGTGTCGGGTTCCGACTTGAAGAGATCGGAAGTTACGGAGCGTCTGGCTAAAATGGGTGCCGATATCAAGATCGGACAAAAAGCAGAAAATATAGAAGGGAAAGAAGTACTCGTTGTTTCGACTGCTATCCAAGCGGCGAATCCCGAGCTTGTTGCGGCGAAAGAGCAAAATATTCCCGTGCTTCATCGTTCGGATGTCGTTGCGTTTTTGATGAACGAATCTTCGCGCGGTATTGCGGTCGCAGGTGCGCACGGTAAAACGACGACGACTTCGATGAGTGCTGTTGTACTGGAGAGATGCGGTCTTGATCCGACTGTCATCATCGGCGGAGATGTCGATTATCTCGGCGGCAATGCGAAACTCGGTCACAGTGGTGTGATGGTCGCAGAAGCAGATGAGAGTGACGGCTCGTTTTTGACGCTGTATCCGAAGGTCGCGATCGTGACGAATATCGAGAATGACCATATGGATCACTACGGCACGATGGAGAATATCCTCACGGCCTTCCGTCAATTTTTACATAACTTGCCGGAAGAAGATGGGGTAGCTATTCTCTGTTTCGACAACGAGCATATTCGCAATATGGCACCGCAGATCGAACGCACACAGATCACGTATGCGATCGAACATGATGCGGATTATCAAGCGAAAAATATCGTAACGATCGGTCAGAATACGAGCTTCGATGTATATTATCAAGAAGAGTTGTGCGGACAGATCGTGCTCAATGTACCGGGCAAACATAATGTGCTCAATGCACTTGCGACTGTGGCGGCGGCTCGCGAAATGGGCGTAGAGATGGAGGCGATCGCCGAAGCATTCACGCTCTTCAATGGTGCGAAACGCCGATTCCAGACGAAAGCCAAAGCAGACGGTGTATGGATCGTCGATGACTATGCACATCATCCGACCGAGATCAACACGACGCTCACTGCGGCACGTCAGACGAAGCCGAAAAGACTCGTTTGTGTATTCCAACCGCATCGTTATACGCGCACGTATCATTTGGCAACAGAATTCGGTGCGGCATTTGATGAAGCCGATGTCTTGATCTTGACAGACATCTATTCGGCGGGCGAAGCTCCTATCGACGGTGTTGACGGTGAACTCATCGTACGCAAGGTCAAAGAGCATAACGGAAAAGATGCCGTTTATAT